The Fusobacterium periodonticum 1_1_41FAA genome includes a window with the following:
- a CDS encoding toxin-antitoxin system YwqK family antitoxin gives MKKFFVTLILMLSVFSIANAHPFKTEKELNNFFSKIDQLIKEELKKDYREEMTKRKGTADREYTFEMEDDRTVLITRSIAGIKPETEITQYFNSEGKLYMISSLTSETEKDLYALYRKYDKNGNLFIYSYAIDGKNTDRGYYSDGKLAYILELKIIKGQPPIPNGKYIEYYKNGQIKVQGNNKDGKRDGEFKAFLRNGKSAGSVFYKDGKIIKSTLVKAMKDNASFSLVTDKSYDLNLYEIITEEFKNKLLEGYLIFKKDGLFNGEKREYYEEGEIKAITPFKNSLAEGTYISYYQNGNIKVKNTYKNGNEEGEGLFYYENGQLEEKYFMKNGKLDGEAINYFEDGKIRNKAIFKDGIILEEEVHENNEIKKNIFKNEEIVQQDIYTKNKILKATIFFLENEKTKIITYHKNGNKQEEVFSINGLLDGEAFIYYPSGKLENKSFFKNGKREGESLTYYENGKLKKKILYKNGIAIVYYENGMIEEKAYFVDDKKENERLYYDKKGNLIKTEIYKNNVKQ, from the coding sequence ATGAAAAAATTTTTTGTTACTTTAATTTTAATGTTATCTGTATTTTCTATTGCCAATGCTCACCCATTTAAAACTGAAAAAGAATTGAATAACTTTTTTAGTAAAATTGATCAACTGATAAAGGAAGAATTAAAAAAAGACTATAGAGAAGAAATGACTAAAAGAAAAGGAACAGCTGATAGGGAATATACATTTGAAATGGAAGATGATAGAACTGTCCTTATTACAAGAAGTATTGCTGGTATAAAACCAGAAACTGAAATCACTCAATATTTCAATAGTGAGGGAAAATTGTATATGATTTCTTCTCTTACTAGTGAAACAGAAAAGGATCTTTATGCCTTATACAGAAAGTATGATAAAAATGGAAATCTGTTTATATATAGTTATGCTATTGATGGAAAAAATACAGATAGAGGCTATTATAGTGATGGAAAGTTGGCATATATTCTAGAATTAAAAATTATAAAAGGACAACCTCCTATTCCAAATGGAAAATACATCGAGTACTATAAAAATGGACAAATAAAAGTACAAGGAAATAATAAAGACGGTAAAAGAGATGGAGAGTTTAAAGCCTTCCTTAGAAATGGTAAAAGTGCAGGTTCTGTTTTCTACAAAGATGGAAAAATTATAAAATCTACTTTAGTTAAAGCTATGAAAGATAATGCTAGTTTTTCTTTAGTAACTGATAAGAGCTATGATTTAAATTTATATGAAATAATTACTGAAGAATTTAAAAATAAGCTTTTAGAAGGATACTTAATTTTTAAAAAAGATGGTCTTTTTAATGGAGAAAAAAGAGAATACTACGAAGAAGGTGAAATAAAAGCAATAACTCCTTTCAAAAATTCTCTTGCTGAGGGAACATACATTTCATATTATCAAAATGGGAATATTAAAGTAAAAAATACTTATAAGAATGGAAATGAAGAAGGTGAAGGTCTATTTTATTATGAAAATGGACAACTTGAAGAAAAATACTTTATGAAAAATGGAAAGTTAGATGGAGAAGCAATAAATTATTTTGAAGATGGTAAAATAAGAAATAAAGCTATTTTTAAAGATGGCATTATATTAGAAGAAGAAGTTCATGAAAACAATGAGATCAAAAAAAATATCTTTAAAAATGAAGAGATTGTTCAACAAGATATATATACAAAAAATAAGATATTAAAAGCTACAATATTCTTTTTAGAGAATGAAAAAACAAAGATAATAACTTACCATAAAAATGGGAATAAACAAGAAGAGGTTTTTTCTATAAATGGACTTTTGGATGGAGAGGCTTTTATATATTACCCTAGTGGAAAACTTGAAAATAAGTCGTTTTTTAAAAATGGAAAAAGAGAAGGAGAATCTTTAACTTACTATGAAAATGGAAAGTTAAAGAAAAAAATTCTTTATAAAAATGGCATTGCTATTGTATACTATGAAAATGGGATGATAGAAGAAAAAGCATATTTTGTTGATGATAAGAAAGAGAATGAACGTCTATATTATGATAAAAAAGGGAATCTAATCAAAACTGAAATCTATAAAAATAATGTGAAACAATAA
- the metA gene encoding homoserine O-succinyltransferase encodes MPIRVANDIPAKNQLTEEGIIFIEEARANTQDIRPLNILILNLMPKKEETETQLLRLIGNSPLQINVEFLMVKDHESKNTNLSHIEKFYQYFDDIKDNFYDALIITGAPVEQMEYEEVDYWKELQKIFEWSKTHVFSCLHICWAAQARLYNDYKIAKTIQPAKVFGVFEHEIVESGNPLIRGFSDVFLAPHSRHTHIDENKLASTKELEILAKSEVGSLLISTEDLRKIFITGHLEYDRETLLGEYRRDKDKGLEIQVPVNYFPNDDDTKKPLQTWKTTAHLFYHNWLNAVYQLTPYDLKDLAK; translated from the coding sequence ATGCCAATTCGTGTTGCAAATGATATACCGGCTAAAAATCAATTAACAGAAGAAGGAATTATTTTTATAGAGGAAGCTCGTGCTAATACGCAAGATATCCGTCCATTAAACATTTTAATATTAAATCTAATGCCTAAAAAAGAAGAAACTGAAACTCAATTACTTCGTCTTATAGGAAATTCACCTTTACAAATAAATGTTGAATTTCTTATGGTGAAAGATCATGAATCTAAAAATACAAATTTAAGCCATATAGAAAAATTTTATCAATATTTTGATGATATAAAAGATAATTTCTATGATGCTTTAATAATTACAGGTGCTCCTGTTGAGCAGATGGAATATGAAGAAGTAGATTATTGGAAAGAATTACAAAAAATATTTGAATGGAGTAAAACTCATGTTTTCTCATGTTTACATATATGTTGGGCAGCACAAGCTCGTCTATATAATGACTACAAGATTGCTAAAACAATTCAACCAGCAAAAGTCTTTGGAGTGTTTGAACATGAAATAGTTGAGTCAGGAAATCCTTTAATTCGTGGATTTAGTGATGTATTCTTAGCACCTCATTCAAGACATACTCATATAGATGAAAATAAACTAGCTTCAACAAAAGAACTAGAAATTTTAGCAAAATCAGAAGTGGGTTCTTTACTTATAAGTACTGAAGATTTAAGAAAAATCTTTATTACAGGACATTTAGAATATGATAGAGAAACTTTATTAGGAGAATATAGAAGAGATAAGGATAAGGGACTAGAAATACAAGTACCTGTAAATTATTTTCCAAATGATGACGATACTAAAAAACCTTTACAAACTTGGAAAACAACAGCACATTTATTCTATCATAATTGGTTAAATGCTGTTTATCAACTAACACCTTATGATTTAAAAGACTTAGCTAAATAA
- a CDS encoding DUF2185 domain-containing protein, with product MKKYVENAGSCIVTKSILNGETKFRWLFREEPLNNIDTGWMAFGDSDNDEYVNDPKNLTVVDLNTLINIEPTILNVYEMPVGTDLIFIEEDGEKYFINAKTNEQIREKVKSPFMIAFENNLNFLRKDEYSKEFIENLFIESNKISLHTIGEVDFPTGRVIIADPLCYLHSEENRKILDRTIPIGKYEVELAILNSKTVFKRVIGARLKIKNDKIIRYEQTQNISSSFNGFGVDAGLASFCDASVAEEYTKFWYDWIKNNPNKNHYNDYFSKFFQRKQFIHWEIPGTNHKITMFETGFGDGYYMSLYGLNEKDEVCELVIPFINPELVD from the coding sequence ATGAAAAAATATGTTGAGAATGCTGGTTCTTGTATTGTAACAAAATCTATATTGAATGGTGAAACTAAATTTAGATGGTTATTTCGTGAAGAACCTCTTAATAATATTGACACAGGTTGGATGGCTTTTGGTGATAGTGACAATGATGAATATGTAAACGATCCAAAAAATCTTACTGTTGTGGATTTAAACACTTTAATCAATATTGAGCCTACTATTTTAAATGTCTATGAAATGCCAGTAGGAACTGATTTAATCTTTATAGAAGAAGATGGAGAGAAGTATTTTATCAATGCAAAAACTAATGAGCAAATAAGGGAAAAAGTAAAATCACCTTTTATGATAGCATTTGAAAATAATCTAAACTTTTTAAGAAAAGATGAATATTCGAAAGAATTCATAGAAAATCTTTTTATAGAATCAAATAAAATAAGCCTACATACTATTGGAGAAGTTGATTTTCCAACAGGACGGGTAATTATTGCTGACCCTTTGTGTTATTTACATAGTGAAGAAAATAGAAAAATCTTGGATAGAACTATTCCTATTGGAAAATATGAAGTTGAACTTGCAATTTTAAACTCAAAAACTGTTTTTAAAAGAGTGATAGGAGCAAGATTAAAAATTAAAAATGATAAGATTATTCGTTATGAACAAACTCAAAATATTTCTAGTAGCTTCAACGGTTTTGGTGTTGATGCTGGGCTAGCAAGTTTCTGTGATGCTTCTGTTGCAGAAGAATATACTAAATTTTGGTATGATTGGATTAAAAATAATCCTAATAAAAATCACTATAACGATTATTTTTCTAAATTTTTCCAAAGAAAACAGTTCATTCATTGGGAGATTCCTGGAACAAATCATAAAATTACAATGTTTGAAACAGGTTTTGGAGATGGTTACTATATGAGTTTATATGGACTTAATGAAAAAGATGAAGTTTGTGAATTAGTTATACCTTTCATTAATCCTGAACTTGTGGATTAA
- a CDS encoding alanine/glycine:cation symporter family protein, which yields MESLELFLTTVNKWLWGRWLVYVLLALGILYTFTNGFIQVRYFKFIMKKTLVDSFKARNDEKGSGSISTFKAMMVTLAGNVGGGNVVGVATAVAAGGMGAVFWMWVAAFFGMALKYGEIVLSQLYRGKDSEGNLLSGPMYYIRDGLKAPWLGIVIAVLMCTKMMGANLVQSNTISGVLKSNYNVPTWLTGVILICCLMAVVLGGLKRLANIATSLVPIMSIFYVAVGLLVILLHIQEVPGVFKEIFTQAFSMKAAAGGTGGYIIARAMQYGITRGMYSNEAGEGTAPFAHGSAIVDHPCEEGITGVTEVFLDTIIICSITAIVIGVTGIYQSDLSPAVMAIESFGTVWEPLKHLATFALLLFCFTTLMGQWFNAAKSFTYAFGPKVTDKVRFVFPFLCIIGAITKISLVWTIQDVAMGLVIIPNLIALIILFPQVSKQTKDYFSKQK from the coding sequence ATGGAAAGTTTGGAATTATTTTTGACAACCGTAAATAAATGGTTATGGGGAAGATGGCTTGTTTATGTACTTTTAGCATTAGGTATTTTGTATACATTTACTAATGGGTTCATACAAGTTAGATACTTTAAATTTATTATGAAAAAGACTTTAGTTGACTCATTTAAAGCAAGAAACGATGAAAAAGGTTCGGGTTCAATCTCAACATTTAAAGCAATGATGGTAACACTTGCTGGAAATGTAGGAGGAGGAAATGTTGTAGGAGTTGCAACTGCAGTTGCTGCTGGAGGTATGGGAGCTGTTTTTTGGATGTGGGTAGCTGCATTTTTTGGAATGGCTTTAAAATATGGTGAAATAGTTCTATCTCAACTATATCGTGGAAAAGATTCAGAAGGAAACTTGCTAAGTGGACCTATGTACTATATTAGAGATGGATTGAAAGCTCCTTGGTTAGGAATTGTTATAGCAGTTTTGATGTGTACAAAGATGATGGGAGCAAATTTAGTGCAATCTAATACTATATCAGGAGTTTTAAAATCTAATTACAATGTTCCTACTTGGTTAACAGGAGTAATCTTAATTTGTTGTTTGATGGCAGTTGTATTAGGAGGGTTAAAAAGACTTGCTAATATAGCTACTTCATTAGTTCCTATAATGTCAATATTCTATGTTGCAGTAGGATTATTAGTAATATTATTACATATCCAAGAAGTTCCAGGAGTATTTAAAGAAATATTCACACAAGCCTTTTCTATGAAAGCAGCAGCAGGTGGAACAGGAGGATATATTATAGCAAGAGCTATGCAATATGGTATAACACGTGGTATGTACTCAAATGAAGCTGGGGAAGGAACAGCACCTTTTGCACACGGTTCAGCAATAGTTGATCATCCTTGTGAAGAAGGAATAACAGGAGTAACAGAAGTATTCTTAGATACTATAATAATTTGTTCTATAACAGCAATAGTTATTGGAGTAACAGGAATCTATCAATCAGATTTAAGCCCAGCTGTAATGGCAATAGAATCTTTTGGAACAGTATGGGAACCACTAAAGCATTTAGCCACATTTGCACTTTTACTTTTCTGTTTTACAACTTTGATGGGACAATGGTTCAATGCAGCTAAAAGTTTTACTTATGCTTTTGGTCCTAAAGTTACAGATAAAGTAAGATTTGTATTCCCATTCTTATGTATAATTGGAGCTATAACAAAAATAAGTTTAGTTTGGACAATACAAGATGTGGCAATGGGATTAGTTATAATACCTAACTTAATTGCATTGATAATCTTATTCCCTCAAGTTAGTAAACAAACAAAAGATTATTTTTCTAAGCAAAAATAA